The Ooceraea biroi isolate clonal line C1 chromosome 1, Obir_v5.4, whole genome shotgun sequence genome has a window encoding:
- the LOC105281456 gene encoding cytochrome P450 4C1, translating into MITSVLLSCAVIVFLYYYVIHLARFRRLINLIPGPRMFPIIGDLETMSLKSCEGLMEQVVTRFKNHNCLYKIWLFTIAYITISHPDDMQTLLNSTRNNEKGMAYTLLHSWLGDGLLLSKGAKWQERRKILTPAFHFHILKRFFDILIEESNHMEKSLQDIKGSTVENLMSFVSQHTLNIISETSMGISLRNIDAREQQQYRQAVHEIGELLFYRMLRPWYYSDMTFPMSSRYKDQVKCLKVLHEFTEKVIKERKQYHESTNGRFLNFEKAEEDEEIIGGGKKRLAMLDLLIAASKDTNLSDLDIREEVDTFMFEGHDTVAMALTFAILLLAEHKDAQDRVRDEVNAVMEENGGKLNMAALQNLTYLERCLKETMRLYPSVFCIFRKLTEDVMMQSYLVPAGTQVYVDIFSLHKNPEFWPNPEVFYPDRFLPELVQDRHPFAYVPFSAGSRNCIGQRFAMMEMKVVLATLVRNFYLEPMQRLADVRLAGNVILRPSERLRMKFVPVQGAHAAKVA; encoded by the exons AGGGACTTATGGAACAGGTAGTAACACGATTTAAAAATCATAACTGCCTTTATAAAATTTGGCTCTTTACGATCGCTTATATTACCATTAGCCATCCAGATGACATGCAG ACATTATTGAACAGCACAAGAAATAACGAAAAAGGCATGGCGTATACATTACTTCATTCATGGTTAGGAGACGGTCTTCTTCTTAGTAAAG GAGCAAAATGGCAAGAGAGGCGAAAGATTCTAACGCCTGCGTTCCACTtccatatattaaaaagattttttgatATCTTGATCGAGGAAAGCAATCATATGGAGAAATCATTGCAAGATATAAAAGGCTCGACTGTCGAGAATTTAATGTCTTTTGTTAGCCAACATACCTTGAATATAATAAGTG AAACTTCTATGGGCATTTCCTTGCGAAACATAGATGCACGTGAACAACAGCAGTACCGCCAAGCAGTTCATGAGATAGGAGAATTACTATTTTACAG gatGTTGCGACCGTGGTATTACAGCGACATGACATTTCCGATGTCGTCAAGATACAAGGATCAAGTTAAATGTCTGAAAGTACTACACGAATTTACGGAAAAA GTTATTAAGGAAAGGAAACAATATCACGAATCCACTAATGGACGATttctaaattttgaaaaagctgaagaagatgaagaaatcATAGGAggag gGAAGAAGCGACTTGCCATGTTGGATCTTTTGATAGCGGCGTCCAAAGATACCAATTTGAGCGATCTGGATATTAGGGAAGAAGTCGATACCTTTATGTTTGAA GGTCATGATACCGTAGCAATGGCACTAACTTTCGCTATATTACTCTTAGCCGAACACAAGGATGCCCAg GATCGTGTCAGAGATGAAGTCAATGCTGTGATGGAAGAGAACGGAGGAAAACTTAATATGGCAGCGTTACAGAATCTGACATATTTGGAAAGATGTTTGAAGGAAACGATGAGATTGTATCCCAGTGTTTTCTGCATTTTCCGAAAGTTAACGGAAGACGTAATGATGC aATCATATCTAGTGCCTGCTGGAACGCAAGTGTATGTTGACATTTTTAGTCTTCATAAAAATCCTGAATTCTGGCCAAATCCAGAAGTGTTCTATCCAGATCGATTTTTGCCAGAGCTGGTGCAAGATCGTCATCCTTTTGCTTATGTACCGTTTAGCGCAGGATCGCGGAATTGCATAG GTCAACGATTCGCCATGATGGAGATGAAGGTTGTACTTGCTACCCTGGtgcgtaatttttatttggagcCCATGCAACGCTTGGCAGACGTTCGACTTGCAGGGAATGTAATACTTCGTCCTTCGGAACGATTACGCATGAAATTTGTCCCAGTCCAAGGTGCACACGCAGCGAAAGTGGCGTAG